From the genome of Carassius auratus strain Wakin chromosome 26, ASM336829v1, whole genome shotgun sequence, one region includes:
- the LOC113044776 gene encoding neuronal acetylcholine receptor subunit alpha-10-like, producing MQIIFIVVHISMLLHVVFSAQGRFAQKLLNDLMENYSNALRPVEDTDKALNVTLQITLSQIKDMDERNQVLTTYLWVRQIWHDAYLHWDKDEYDGLEVIRIPSSLVWRPDIVLYNNADEEDSSGPPDTNVVLRYNGEITWDSPAITKSSCKVDVSYFPFDSQQCNLTFGSWTYNGNQVDIRMGMESGDLSDFVENVEWECHGMPAVKNVIMYGCCSDPYPDITYTVLLKRRSSFYIFNLLLPCFLISFLAPLGFYLPADSGEKVSLGVTVLLALTVFQLMVAESMPPSESVPLIGKYYIATMTMITASTSLTIFIMNIHFCGAEAKPVPHWAKVLIIDFMSKIFFVYEVGENCTTPESDRGTLFSEDPLASLERDGYFDKGFYGDCHHDDRNRSQFNGYNHGDHRHGNGYHHNSSDYRQQRQNQGRRTRSSSNSPIRQNAHHPKHTHYIGRDGSEKLPLTSQEKLKDSELSIPEKLAGYTYDHGNGYLSGVGYHHNNSYSKTFGADSNNKITTGTGCVCICGQHQKVVRNIEYIANCFREQRAHQAKGAEWKKVAKVMDRFFMWVFFIMVFLMSILVMAKAT from the exons TTGTTTTCTCTGCTCAGGGTCGTTTTGCTCAAAAACTGCTGAATGACCTAATGGAGAACTATTCTAATGCTTTACGGCCTGTGGAGGACACAGACAAAGCCCTTAATGTCACTCTACAGATCACACTCTCACAGATCAAAGATATG GATGAAAGGAACCAGGTGTTGACCACATACCTTTGGGTGCGTCAGATCTGGCATGATGCTTATCTACATTGGGATAAAGATGAGTATGATGGACTTGAGGTCATTCGAATACCCAGCAGTCTTGTTTGGAGACCAGACATCGTTCTGTATAACAA TGCAGATGAGGAGGACTCCTCCGGACCCCCAGACACGAATGTGGTGTTGAGATATAATGGTGAGATCACTTGGGACTCCCCTGCTATCACTAAGAGTTCCTGTAAGGTGGACGTCTCTTATTTCCCCTTTGATAGTCAGCAGTGCAACCTTACCTTTGGCTCCTGGACCTACAATGGCAACCAG GTGGATATCAGAATGGGCATGGAGAGTGGTGACCTTTCAGACTTTGTGGAAAACGTGGAATGGGAGTGTCACGGTATGCCGGCCGTTAAAAACGTCATAATGTACGGCTGCTGCTCTGATCCATACCCTGACATAACGTACACAGTCCTGCTCAAGCGGCGTTCTTCCTTCTACATCTTCAACCTTCTTCTACCGTGTTTCCTCATCTCTTTCTTGGCTCCTCTGGGTTTCTACCTGCCTGCTGATTCAGGGGAGAAGGTCTCACTGGGGGTGACGGTTCTGCTGGCTCTGACTGTATTTCAGCTGATGGTGGCTGAGAGTATGCCACCTTCAGAAAGTGTTCCTCTAATTG GAAAATACTACATTGCAACGATGACCATGATAACAGCCTCTACATCTTTAACTATCTTTATCATGAATATACACTTCTGTGGAGCGGAAGCCAAACCGGTGCCACACTGGGCCAAAGTCCTGATAATAGATTTCATGTCGAAGATCTTCTTTGTGTATGAGGTAGGGGAGAACTGTACCACACCTGAAAGTGACCGAGGCACATTGTTCTCTGAAGACCCACTGGCTAGCCTTGAGAGAGATGGGTATTTTGACAAAGGGTTTTATGGAGACTGTCACCATGATGACAGAAACCGCAGTCAGTTTAATGGGTACAATCACGGAGACCACAGGCATGGGAATGGGTACCATCACAACAGCAGTGACTATCGACAACAGAGGCAGAACCAGGGAAGGAGGACCCGCTCGTCTTCAAATTCCCCTATTCGACAGAATGCCCAtcatccaaaacacacacattacattggCCGAGATGGAAGTGAAAAGCTCCCACTGACAAGCCAGGAAAAACTCAAAGATAGTGAACTTTCCATTCCAGAAAAACTTGCTGGGTACACCTACGATCATGGCAATGGTTATCTCAGTGGAGTTGGGTATCACCACAATAATAGCTACAGCAAAACCTTTGGAGCAGATAGTAACAATAAGATTACCACTGGCACAGGATGTGTATGCATCTGTGGCCAACATCAGAAAGTGGTGCGAAACATTGAGTACATAGCTAACTGTTTCAGAGAGCAGAGGGCACACCAGGCCAAAGGGGCTGAATGGAAGAAGGTTGCCAAGGTGATGGACAGGTTCTTCATGTGGGTGTTTTTCATCATGGTCTTCCTCATGAGTATCCTTGTCATGGCCAAGGCAACCTAG